The proteins below come from a single Caulobacter segnis ATCC 21756 genomic window:
- a CDS encoding valine--tRNA ligase — MLEKTFDPKSVEPRLYAAWEASGAFKPVEDPNAEPFVIVIPPPNVTGSLHIGHALNNTLQDVLTRFHRMRGKAALWLPGTDHAGIATQMVVERQLAAAGNIGRRDMGRDAFVAKVWEWKAESGGAITNQLRRLGASCDWSRERFTLDEGLSAAVRKVFVQLYKQNLLYRDKRLVNWDPQFQTAISDLEVEQKEVDGAYWHFAYPLADGVTYQHPIAFDEDGKPTQFETRDYIVVATTRPETMLGDTGVAVHPDDERYKSLVGKFVTLPIVGRRIPIVADDYADPTKGSGAVKITPAHDFNDFGVGKRAGLEAINILTVEAKLNENVPAEYVGLDRFVARKAIVARAEEEGWLKEIEKTKHMVPHGDRSGVVIEPFLTDQWYVDAKTLAQPALKAVESGETVFEPKHWEKTYFEWLRNIEPWCVSRQLWWGHRIPAWFGPDGAIFVEETEEAAYAAAKAQFGENVVLTQDEDVLDTWFSSALWPFSTLGWPEKTADLAKFYPTSTLVTGFDIIFFWVARMMMMGIHFMGEAPFKQVFINALVRDEKGAKMSKSKGNVMDPLILIDELGCDAVRFTLTAMSGQARDIKLSKQRIEGYRNFGTKLWNASRFAQMNECVRVEGFDPATVQQPINKWIRGETVKTVAEVTKALEAPSFDEAAGALYRFVWNVFCDWYLELAKPILNGDDAAAKAETRATAAWALDVILKLLHPVMPFITEELWQKTAEFVGPARESMLISAQWPELPESWIDAEAEAEIGWLVETVGEIRSIRAEMNVPPSAKPALAVVGAGAETKARLARHRDLLLTLARLDSAREADATPAGSVPIVMGEATGALAIADFIDLAAEKARLTKEIAGHVGEIEKVNKKLGNPDFLARAKEEVVEENRERLAEAEAAKAKLEAALSRLESVG; from the coding sequence ATGCTCGAAAAGACCTTCGATCCCAAATCCGTCGAACCCCGCCTGTACGCCGCCTGGGAGGCCTCCGGGGCCTTCAAGCCCGTCGAGGATCCGAACGCCGAGCCGTTCGTCATCGTGATCCCGCCGCCGAACGTGACGGGCAGCCTTCACATCGGCCACGCGCTGAACAACACGCTGCAGGACGTGCTGACCCGTTTCCACCGCATGCGCGGCAAGGCCGCCCTGTGGCTGCCGGGCACCGACCACGCGGGCATCGCCACGCAGATGGTCGTCGAGCGCCAGCTGGCCGCCGCCGGCAACATCGGCCGCCGCGACATGGGGCGCGACGCCTTCGTCGCCAAGGTTTGGGAATGGAAGGCCGAAAGCGGCGGCGCCATCACCAACCAACTGCGCCGGCTTGGCGCCAGCTGCGACTGGTCGCGCGAGCGCTTCACCCTGGACGAGGGCCTGTCGGCCGCCGTCCGCAAGGTGTTCGTCCAGCTCTACAAGCAGAACCTGCTTTATCGCGACAAGCGCCTGGTCAACTGGGACCCGCAGTTCCAGACCGCCATCTCCGACCTCGAGGTCGAGCAGAAGGAGGTCGACGGCGCCTATTGGCACTTCGCCTATCCGCTGGCCGACGGCGTCACCTACCAGCACCCGATCGCCTTTGACGAGGATGGCAAGCCGACGCAGTTCGAGACCCGCGACTACATCGTCGTGGCGACCACGCGTCCGGAGACGATGCTGGGCGACACCGGCGTCGCGGTTCATCCCGACGACGAGCGCTACAAGAGCCTGGTCGGCAAGTTCGTGACCCTGCCGATCGTCGGCCGTCGCATCCCGATCGTCGCCGACGACTACGCCGACCCGACCAAGGGCTCGGGCGCGGTGAAGATCACCCCGGCCCACGACTTCAACGACTTCGGCGTTGGCAAGCGCGCCGGGCTGGAGGCCATCAACATCCTCACGGTCGAGGCCAAGCTGAACGAGAACGTTCCGGCCGAGTACGTCGGCCTGGACCGCTTCGTCGCGCGCAAGGCCATCGTCGCCCGCGCCGAGGAAGAGGGCTGGCTGAAGGAGATCGAGAAGACCAAGCACATGGTCCCGCACGGCGACCGTTCGGGCGTGGTCATCGAGCCCTTCCTGACCGACCAGTGGTACGTCGACGCCAAGACCCTGGCCCAGCCGGCGCTGAAGGCGGTCGAGAGCGGTGAGACCGTCTTCGAGCCCAAGCACTGGGAGAAGACCTATTTCGAATGGCTGCGCAACATCGAGCCGTGGTGCGTCTCGCGCCAGCTCTGGTGGGGCCACCGTATCCCGGCCTGGTTTGGTCCGGACGGCGCGATCTTCGTCGAGGAGACCGAGGAAGCCGCCTACGCCGCCGCCAAGGCCCAGTTCGGCGAGAACGTCGTCCTCACCCAGGACGAGGACGTCCTCGACACCTGGTTCAGCTCGGCCCTGTGGCCGTTCTCGACCCTGGGCTGGCCCGAGAAGACGGCCGACCTCGCCAAGTTCTACCCGACCAGCACCCTGGTGACGGGCTTCGACATTATCTTCTTCTGGGTCGCCCGGATGATGATGATGGGCATCCACTTCATGGGCGAAGCGCCCTTCAAGCAGGTCTTCATCAACGCCCTCGTCCGTGACGAGAAGGGCGCCAAGATGAGCAAGTCCAAGGGCAACGTGATGGATCCGCTGATCCTGATCGACGAACTGGGCTGCGACGCCGTGCGCTTCACCCTGACGGCGATGTCGGGTCAGGCGCGCGATATCAAGCTCTCCAAGCAGCGCATCGAGGGCTATCGCAACTTCGGCACCAAGCTGTGGAACGCCTCGCGTTTCGCCCAGATGAACGAGTGCGTCCGCGTCGAGGGCTTCGACCCGGCCACCGTCCAGCAGCCGATCAACAAGTGGATCCGCGGCGAGACGGTCAAGACCGTCGCCGAGGTGACCAAGGCCCTGGAGGCTCCGTCGTTCGACGAGGCCGCCGGCGCTCTGTACCGCTTCGTCTGGAACGTCTTCTGCGACTGGTACCTGGAACTGGCCAAGCCGATCCTGAACGGCGACGACGCGGCGGCCAAGGCCGAGACCCGCGCCACCGCGGCCTGGGCGCTGGACGTGATCCTGAAGCTGCTGCACCCGGTGATGCCGTTCATCACCGAGGAGCTGTGGCAGAAGACCGCCGAATTCGTCGGCCCGGCCCGCGAGAGCATGCTGATCTCGGCCCAGTGGCCCGAGCTGCCGGAAAGCTGGATCGACGCCGAGGCCGAGGCCGAGATCGGCTGGCTGGTCGAGACCGTGGGCGAGATCCGCTCGATCCGCGCCGAAATGAACGTGCCGCCGTCGGCCAAGCCGGCGCTGGCCGTCGTCGGCGCGGGCGCGGAGACCAAGGCCCGGCTGGCTCGCCACCGCGACCTGCTGCTGACCCTGGCGCGTCTCGACAGCGCCCGCGAGGCCGACGCCACGCCGGCCGGCTCGGTCCCGATCGTGATGGGCGAGGCGACCGGCGCCTTGGCCATCGCCGACTTCATCGACCTGGCCGCCGAAAAGGCGCGCCTGACCAAGGAGATCGCCGGCCACGTCGGCGAGATCGAGAAGGTCAACAAGAAGCTCGGCAACCCCGACTTCCTGGCCCGCGCCAAGGAAGAGGTCGTCGAGGAGAACCGCGAGCGCCTCGCCGAAGCAGAAGCCGCCAAGGCCAAGCTGGAAGCCGCGCTCAGCCGACTGGAGTCGGTGGGGTAA
- a CDS encoding serine hydrolase domain-containing protein, which yields MLGLAATAQAAQSPVERADAIVRRAMAEQHIPGLQIAVVKDGKIVMSRAYGVADLANGTAVTPATRFPINSITKAFTGVAAMREVEAGRLDLAAPIGTYVGGLPETWRGIAVRRLLSHTSGLPDFDDSDGDGSAAWSATLVKPIRFQPGERFEYNQTNYALVQMAINGLRGRPRDATLADEQFALAGMSHSGFGDTRDADSGRVVSYGYRKAQPDQPTARTEIFSPLHRAAAGIVSTADDMARWLIALQGEALLGPSSKAVMWTPVAYNDGKLGQWGMGWLVLNRPAHRAVAMTGGSRSAVYLYPDDKVGVVILTNLAGSTPEDLIDEIAQGFIPGMTLIGVPALRAALTGQESLDPAATITRFRAANRNFAADEHELNDWGYRLLAFGKPRSALAVLKLTADLNPTSANAFDSLGEAYAANGDTASAIAAYGKSLALDPANKNAVQWLEKLKKQPG from the coding sequence ATGCTGGGCTTGGCGGCCACCGCCCAGGCGGCGCAGAGTCCCGTCGAGCGCGCCGACGCGATCGTCCGCCGCGCCATGGCCGAGCAGCACATACCGGGTCTGCAGATCGCCGTGGTCAAGGACGGCAAGATCGTGATGTCTCGCGCCTACGGCGTAGCCGATCTCGCCAACGGGACGGCGGTGACGCCGGCGACCCGGTTTCCGATCAACTCGATCACCAAGGCCTTCACGGGCGTGGCCGCCATGCGGGAGGTCGAGGCCGGGCGACTGGATCTGGCCGCGCCGATCGGAACCTATGTCGGCGGCCTCCCGGAGACTTGGCGGGGTATCGCGGTTCGTCGCCTGCTCAGCCATACCTCTGGTCTGCCGGATTTTGACGACAGCGACGGAGATGGAAGCGCAGCCTGGAGCGCGACCCTGGTCAAGCCGATCCGGTTCCAGCCCGGCGAGCGGTTCGAGTACAACCAGACCAACTATGCGCTGGTGCAGATGGCCATCAACGGCCTACGTGGCCGACCGCGAGACGCCACCTTGGCCGACGAGCAGTTCGCCCTGGCCGGCATGAGCCATAGCGGCTTCGGCGACACGCGCGACGCCGATTCCGGGCGGGTGGTGTCGTACGGCTATCGCAAGGCCCAGCCCGACCAGCCGACCGCGCGAACCGAGATCTTCTCGCCGCTGCACCGCGCGGCCGCCGGTATCGTCAGCACCGCCGACGACATGGCCCGCTGGCTGATCGCGCTGCAAGGCGAGGCGCTGCTAGGGCCCTCGAGCAAGGCGGTGATGTGGACGCCGGTCGCCTATAATGACGGCAAGCTGGGCCAGTGGGGCATGGGATGGCTCGTGCTGAACCGGCCCGCGCACCGGGCCGTGGCCATGACCGGCGGCAGCCGCTCGGCGGTCTATCTCTATCCGGACGACAAGGTCGGGGTGGTGATCCTGACCAATCTGGCCGGCTCTACGCCCGAGGACCTGATCGACGAGATCGCGCAGGGCTTCATCCCCGGCATGACCCTCATTGGCGTCCCAGCGCTCCGCGCCGCGCTGACCGGGCAGGAGAGTCTCGATCCGGCCGCGACGATCACCAGGTTTCGCGCCGCCAACCGGAACTTCGCTGCCGACGAGCACGAGCTGAACGACTGGGGCTACCGCCTGCTGGCTTTCGGCAAGCCGCGCTCGGCCCTGGCGGTGTTGAAGCTGACCGCAGACCTCAACCCCACCAGCGCCAATGCCTTCGATAGTCTCGGCGAGGCCTATGCGGCGAACGGAGACACCGCTTCGGCGATCGCGGCGTATGGTAAGTCGCTGGCGCTGGATCCCGCGAACAAGAACGCCGTCCAATGGCTGGAAAAGCTCAAAAAGCAGCCTGGCTAG
- a CDS encoding acyltransferase family protein: protein MTASRGGGLAAYEAGRRFEALDGLRGVAAVGVMLYHIGSWTGRHGLVPHGYLAVDFFFCLSGFVLAHAYGRREIGWLGFMRQRLIRLWPLIALTMLLGATVIIQHRERVPGWLGLGLLMIPRAWTSDDGFSPLFPLNPPAWSLFFELAVGAVWFPIRRLGVMGHVLMVVLLLPVMLYVAHGMGGVLTGWDRGTFVISFLRTIFAFLLGWGCYRIQAFTRWSAPVWLLAIVLAAVMSFPWTPLNWLYDFVCVSVVFPLMVLAGRRDPAGRLGSLCRVSGAISYPLYALHWLGWELMLRGFRAIGGKGYPIGFALVAIPVIIVCAWAVLKLYDEPVRRRLRALLEKSRPGVGSGDSLPS from the coding sequence TTGACGGCAAGCAGGGGCGGGGGCTTGGCGGCTTACGAGGCAGGGCGACGGTTCGAGGCGCTGGACGGCCTGCGCGGCGTCGCGGCCGTCGGCGTCATGCTCTACCACATCGGCAGCTGGACAGGCCGGCATGGCCTGGTCCCGCACGGCTACCTCGCCGTCGACTTCTTCTTCTGCCTGTCAGGCTTCGTGCTGGCCCACGCCTATGGCCGGCGCGAGATCGGCTGGCTGGGCTTCATGCGTCAGCGGCTGATCCGGCTGTGGCCGCTGATCGCCCTGACCATGCTGCTGGGCGCCACCGTGATCATCCAGCACCGCGAGCGCGTGCCGGGCTGGCTGGGCCTGGGTCTCTTGATGATCCCGCGCGCCTGGACGAGCGACGATGGCTTCTCGCCGCTTTTTCCTTTGAATCCGCCGGCTTGGTCGCTGTTCTTCGAGCTGGCGGTGGGGGCGGTCTGGTTCCCGATCCGGCGTCTTGGCGTGATGGGCCACGTGCTGATGGTCGTGCTGTTGCTGCCGGTGATGCTCTATGTCGCCCACGGGATGGGCGGCGTGTTGACCGGCTGGGATCGCGGCACCTTCGTGATCAGCTTCCTGCGGACCATCTTCGCCTTCCTGCTGGGCTGGGGCTGCTATCGCATCCAGGCCTTCACGCGCTGGAGCGCGCCGGTCTGGCTGCTGGCGATCGTGCTGGCGGCCGTGATGAGTTTCCCGTGGACGCCCTTGAATTGGCTCTACGATTTTGTCTGCGTGAGCGTGGTCTTTCCGTTGATGGTCTTGGCGGGGCGGCGTGATCCGGCGGGGCGACTGGGCTCGCTTTGTCGAGTGTCGGGCGCGATCTCCTATCCGCTCTACGCGCTGCACTGGCTGGGCTGGGAGCTGATGCTGCGCGGCTTCCGGGCCATCGGCGGCAAGGGCTATCCGATCGGCTTCGCCCTTGTGGCGATCCCGGTGATCATCGTCTGCGCCTGGGCGGTGCTGAAGCTCTATGACGAGCCGGTCCGGCGTCGCCTGCGGGCGCTGCTAGAAAAGTCTCGGCCGGGTGTCGGAAGCGGCGATAGTCTTCCGTCCTAG
- a CDS encoding TlyA family RNA methyltransferase, which produces MARKRIDQLLVERGVFDSRAKARAAIEAGRVAVAGRVVAKPSESIDEDAEIVAAAAHPWVGRGALKLVHALDLWPIPVEGRIAADIGASTGGFTEVLLSRGAAKVFAVDVGRDQLHAKLKADDRVVDLSGVDARALDPGTIPEAPMLVVSDVSFISLTKALPAALGLAVPGADLVALIKPQFEAGRENVGKGGLVKDPEVIARVEGEIVDFLESAGWSVKGLAESPITGGEGQIERLVWATKR; this is translated from the coding sequence GTGGCCCGCAAGCGCATCGATCAGCTGCTCGTCGAGCGGGGCGTCTTCGACAGCCGCGCCAAGGCCCGCGCGGCCATCGAGGCGGGGCGGGTGGCCGTGGCTGGCCGAGTGGTCGCCAAGCCTTCGGAAAGCATCGATGAGGACGCCGAGATCGTCGCCGCCGCCGCTCACCCTTGGGTTGGGCGCGGCGCGCTGAAGCTGGTCCACGCTCTGGATCTCTGGCCGATCCCGGTCGAGGGACGTATCGCGGCGGATATCGGCGCCTCCACGGGGGGCTTCACCGAGGTCTTGCTGTCGCGCGGGGCGGCCAAGGTGTTCGCCGTCGACGTCGGCCGCGATCAGCTTCACGCCAAGCTGAAGGCCGACGATCGGGTCGTGGATTTGTCGGGCGTCGACGCGCGGGCGCTGGACCCCGGCACGATCCCGGAAGCGCCGATGCTGGTCGTCAGCGACGTCAGCTTCATCTCGCTGACCAAGGCGCTGCCGGCCGCCCTGGGGCTCGCGGTGCCGGGCGCTGACCTCGTGGCGCTGATCAAGCCGCAGTTCGAGGCCGGGCGCGAAAACGTCGGCAAGGGCGGGCTTGTCAAGGACCCGGAGGTCATCGCCCGCGTCGAGGGCGAGATCGTCGACTTCCTGGAGAGTGCGGGCTGGTCGGTGAAGGGTCTCGCCGAAAGCCCGATCACCGGGGGCGAGGGCCAGATCGAGCGCTTGGTCTGGGCGACGAAGCGCTAG
- a CDS encoding HAD-IA family hydrolase, whose amino-acid sequence MPESPLFPDREFAAFLFDMDGTILTSIVAAERVWANWARKHGLDVEAFLPTIHGRRTIETIAGLELEGVDPEVEARAVTEAELEDVEGIDAIEGAAAFLAGLPADRWAVVTSAPRALAERRITAAGLPLPAVMVAAEDVARGKPAPDCFLLAAQRLGHPIADCLVFEDAPAGIAAAEAAGASVVVVTATHSHPLETPHPGIEGYGSPKATADGALSF is encoded by the coding sequence ATGCCCGAGTCCCCGCTGTTCCCCGATCGCGAATTCGCGGCCTTCCTGTTCGACATGGACGGCACGATCCTGACCTCCATCGTGGCGGCCGAGCGGGTCTGGGCGAACTGGGCGCGCAAGCACGGGTTGGATGTCGAGGCCTTCCTGCCCACCATCCACGGCCGCCGCACGATTGAGACGATCGCCGGTCTGGAGCTCGAGGGCGTCGATCCGGAAGTCGAGGCGCGGGCGGTCACTGAGGCCGAACTCGAGGACGTCGAGGGCATCGACGCGATCGAGGGCGCGGCGGCGTTCCTGGCCGGGCTGCCGGCCGATCGCTGGGCCGTTGTGACCTCAGCGCCGCGCGCCCTGGCCGAGCGGCGGATCACGGCGGCCGGCCTGCCCCTCCCCGCCGTCATGGTCGCCGCCGAGGACGTCGCGCGCGGCAAGCCGGCGCCCGACTGCTTCCTGCTGGCCGCCCAGCGCCTAGGCCATCCGATCGCCGACTGCCTGGTGTTCGAGGACGCCCCCGCCGGCATCGCCGCCGCCGAGGCGGCGGGAGCCAGCGTCGTGGTGGTCACCGCGACCCACAGCCATCCCCTGGAAACGCCGCATCCCGGCATTGAGGGGTACGGATCGCCGAAGGCGACGGCAGACGGCGCGCTGAGCTTCTAG
- a CDS encoding YciI family protein has product MLYAILCYNQEDVVWSWSKDEEDAVMEKLGVVQERLAREGRLGPVARLMPTTAATTLRKDRDPPLVLDGPFAETKEQLLGFYVVDCGALDEALEIAKDLGKANPGGSYEIRPIALFQPGQAGA; this is encoded by the coding sequence ATGCTCTACGCCATTCTTTGCTACAACCAAGAAGACGTCGTCTGGTCCTGGTCCAAGGACGAGGAGGACGCCGTCATGGAAAAGCTCGGCGTCGTCCAGGAGCGACTGGCGCGGGAAGGCCGGCTGGGTCCGGTCGCCCGCCTGATGCCGACCACGGCCGCCACGACCCTGCGCAAGGACCGCGATCCGCCGCTGGTGCTGGACGGTCCGTTCGCCGAGACCAAGGAGCAACTGCTGGGCTTCTACGTCGTCGACTGCGGCGCGCTGGATGAGGCGCTGGAGATCGCCAAGGATCTGGGCAAGGCCAATCCCGGCGGCTCGTACGAGATCCGGCCGATCGCCCTGTTCCAGCCGGGGCAGGCCGGCGCATGA
- a CDS encoding amidase — protein MRFSRRGLLAATAAIAAAPSAFAKPKSSAAPAPWTPDATELAGRVSRKEVSAAELVEAAIQRIETLQPQVQALVASDFERALDKAKTGKLSGPFAGVPFLVKDLDPYKGLPTRYGTRVTLGAKPDQEQTAYIDAFDAAGLITLGKSATPEYGFLPTTEPMGFLPTRNPWNTKHSSGGSSGGAAAAVASGMVAIAHASDGGGSIRIPSANCGLFGLKPSRGRMIPNRPSSWGIDLSVSHVLSHSVRDSAAMFAATERTDGAAPFKPIGMIGQTLKKKLKVGLLMNGGTGLAPDPEVRIAVENAAKLLRDLGHRVEPTALPMDGAQFGQDFTVLWASGAAELVAGVAKAMGRKPDASALEPFTLGMAELVGKLPKDALSAAMQRLNTTIGAYDTWLTQYDVILSPILGKPPVELGYVAGWVPFEELQARLMAYVGYTPVQNVAGAPAMSVPLHWTAGGLPVGVQIAGRAGGEALLFQLAYQLEQAQPWAHRRPPVSA, from the coding sequence ATGCGTTTCAGCCGTCGCGGTCTTTTGGCCGCCACCGCCGCGATCGCGGCCGCGCCTTCGGCCTTCGCCAAGCCCAAGTCGTCCGCCGCCCCCGCGCCGTGGACGCCCGACGCCACCGAATTGGCGGGCCGAGTCAGCCGCAAGGAGGTCAGCGCGGCCGAACTGGTCGAGGCGGCGATCCAGCGGATCGAGACGCTGCAGCCGCAGGTCCAGGCCCTGGTCGCCTCCGACTTCGAGCGCGCGCTGGACAAGGCCAAGACCGGAAAGCTCTCCGGCCCGTTCGCGGGCGTGCCGTTCCTGGTCAAGGACCTGGATCCCTACAAGGGCCTGCCGACGCGATATGGCACGCGGGTCACGCTTGGCGCCAAGCCCGACCAGGAGCAGACCGCCTATATCGACGCCTTCGACGCGGCCGGCCTGATCACCTTGGGCAAGTCGGCGACGCCCGAATATGGCTTCCTACCGACGACGGAGCCGATGGGTTTCCTGCCCACGCGCAATCCCTGGAACACCAAGCACTCTTCGGGCGGCTCGTCCGGCGGCGCCGCGGCGGCCGTGGCGTCGGGCATGGTGGCGATCGCCCACGCCAGCGACGGCGGCGGCTCGATCCGCATCCCGTCGGCCAATTGCGGCCTCTTTGGCCTGAAGCCCTCGCGCGGGCGGATGATCCCCAACCGACCCAGCAGCTGGGGCATCGACCTGTCGGTGTCGCACGTGCTGAGCCACAGCGTCCGCGACTCGGCGGCCATGTTCGCCGCCACCGAGCGGACGGACGGCGCGGCGCCATTCAAGCCGATCGGCATGATCGGCCAAACTCTGAAGAAGAAGCTGAAGGTCGGGCTTCTGATGAACGGCGGCACGGGCCTGGCGCCGGACCCGGAGGTGCGGATCGCCGTCGAGAACGCCGCCAAGCTGCTCAGGGATCTCGGTCACCGGGTCGAGCCCACCGCCCTTCCGATGGACGGCGCGCAATTTGGCCAGGACTTCACCGTGCTGTGGGCCAGCGGCGCGGCCGAGCTGGTCGCGGGCGTCGCCAAGGCCATGGGCCGCAAGCCCGACGCCAGCGCGCTGGAGCCGTTCACCTTGGGCATGGCCGAATTGGTCGGCAAGCTGCCCAAGGACGCCTTGTCCGCAGCCATGCAGCGCCTGAACACGACGATCGGCGCCTATGACACCTGGCTGACCCAGTACGACGTCATCCTCTCGCCGATCCTGGGCAAGCCGCCTGTCGAGCTGGGCTATGTCGCCGGCTGGGTTCCGTTCGAGGAGCTGCAGGCGCGGCTGATGGCCTATGTCGGCTACACCCCCGTGCAGAACGTCGCCGGGGCGCCGGCCATGAGCGTTCCGCTGCACTGGACGGCCGGCGGCCTGCCGGTGGGGGTGCAGATCGCCGGACGCGCCGGCGGCGAGGCCCTGCTGTTCCAGTTGGCCTATCAGTTGGAGCAGGCCCAACCCTGGGCGCACCGGAGGCCACCGGTCAGCGCTTAG
- a CDS encoding class I SAM-dependent RNA methyltransferase — translation MRELTIDAVGAQGDGLSRNAEGKGAAFVPLTLPGERVLANMEGARGEVAEILAPSPDRVTPPCRHFGTCGGCALQHWAAEPYLAWKAEQVRLQLSMEGLETEILPTFAAPPASRRRVALHARKGPKGAGALLGFKERRSWSLVPIKECPVTDPRLVAALPALARLAEPFLEHPKSAPTLHVTLTGTGLDIDVTGVERKSGGLSADARMRAAMAASEGDFARVTLAGETVYGARQPLVKLGQAVVALPPGAFLQAVPAAERAMVDFTVAEAQGASRLADLYCGVGTFTFRLAEIGAVHAAEMSAPAIEALKTAMGSTSGLKPIHAEARDLVRRPVLSTELAKTDVVVIDPPRAGAAEQTVEIAKSKVAKVISVSCNPGTFAKDARALVEAGFRLEKVLPVDQFVWSPHIELVGVFTR, via the coding sequence ATGCGAGAACTGACGATCGACGCGGTCGGCGCCCAGGGCGACGGCCTGTCCCGCAACGCGGAGGGCAAGGGCGCGGCTTTCGTGCCTCTGACCCTGCCTGGCGAGCGGGTGCTGGCCAACATGGAAGGCGCACGGGGCGAGGTCGCCGAGATCCTGGCCCCCAGCCCCGATCGCGTGACGCCGCCGTGCCGCCACTTCGGAACCTGCGGCGGCTGCGCTCTGCAGCATTGGGCGGCCGAGCCCTATCTCGCTTGGAAAGCCGAGCAGGTCCGCCTGCAGCTGTCGATGGAAGGCCTCGAGACCGAGATCCTCCCGACCTTCGCCGCCCCGCCGGCCTCGCGCCGCCGTGTCGCCCTGCACGCCCGCAAGGGGCCCAAGGGCGCCGGCGCGCTGCTGGGCTTCAAGGAGCGTCGCTCCTGGAGCCTCGTGCCGATTAAGGAGTGCCCGGTCACCGATCCGCGCCTCGTGGCGGCCCTGCCAGCGCTTGCGCGCCTGGCCGAGCCCTTCCTGGAGCATCCGAAGTCCGCGCCGACCTTGCACGTCACCCTGACGGGCACCGGCCTCGACATCGACGTGACCGGCGTCGAGCGCAAGAGCGGCGGCCTGTCGGCCGACGCCCGCATGAGGGCGGCCATGGCGGCGAGCGAGGGCGACTTCGCCCGCGTCACCCTGGCCGGCGAGACCGTCTATGGCGCGCGCCAGCCGCTGGTGAAGCTGGGGCAGGCGGTCGTGGCCTTGCCGCCCGGCGCCTTCCTCCAGGCCGTACCGGCGGCCGAGCGCGCCATGGTCGACTTCACCGTCGCCGAGGCGCAGGGCGCCAGCCGCCTCGCCGATCTCTATTGCGGCGTCGGCACCTTCACCTTCCGTCTGGCCGAGATCGGCGCGGTGCACGCCGCCGAGATGAGCGCGCCGGCGATCGAGGCGCTAAAGACGGCCATGGGCTCGACGTCAGGCCTCAAGCCGATCCACGCCGAGGCGCGCGACCTCGTCCGGAGGCCGGTGCTGAGCACGGAACTGGCCAAGACCGACGTCGTGGTGATCGATCCGCCCCGCGCCGGCGCGGCCGAGCAGACGGTCGAGATCGCCAAGTCCAAGGTCGCCAAGGTCATCAGCGTCTCGTGCAATCCTGGCACCTTCGCCAAGGACGCCCGCGCGCTGGTCGAGGCCGGCTTCCGGCTGGAGAAGGTGCTGCCGGTCGACCAGTTCGTCTGGTCGCCGCACATCGAGCTGGTCGGCGTCTTCACGCGTTGA
- a CDS encoding iron chaperone, with the protein MVQSKATSVDDFMLEVSAERRPALDRLRALCLRTFGAEHELMAFGMPAYGPPKLPWIAFNSQKQHISLYAGQSALEAHADRLAGVDHGKGCVRWRRPEAMDFDLIAEMLEHVQARVRGA; encoded by the coding sequence ATGGTCCAGTCCAAGGCGACGAGCGTGGACGACTTCATGCTGGAAGTCTCGGCCGAGCGTCGCCCGGCCTTGGACCGTTTGCGGGCGCTCTGTCTCCGGACGTTCGGGGCGGAGCACGAACTGATGGCGTTCGGCATGCCGGCCTATGGTCCGCCCAAGCTGCCGTGGATCGCTTTCAACAGCCAGAAACAGCACATCTCCCTCTATGCCGGCCAGTCGGCGCTCGAGGCCCACGCCGATCGCCTCGCGGGCGTCGATCACGGCAAAGGCTGCGTGCGCTGGAGACGGCCGGAGGCGATGGACTTCGACCTGATCGCGGAGATGCTTGAGCACGTTCAGGCGCGGGTGCGGGGCGCCTGA